The genomic window GCTCTGCGATCCCAAGCTGCCGTGGGTCATCTGGTATCCCCTGCGCCGCTCCGGCTCCTTTGAACAGCTCTCCCCCCAGGAGCAGAACGTGATCCTGATGGAGCACGGTGGCATCGGCCGGGCCTTTGGCCGGGCCGGCCTGGGCTACGACATTCGCCTGGCCTGCCAGGGGCTGGACAAAAACGACAACGACTTTGTGGTGGCCTTGCTGGGCCCCGAGCTCTATCCCCTGTCCATGATCGTCCAGCGCATGCGCAAGACCAAGCAGACATCCCTGCACCTGGCCCACCTGGGCCCCTTCTTCGTGGGGCGGGTGGCCTGGCAATGCGAGTTGCCCGCCTTTGCCCAGGCGCCGGCCGCAACACCCTAAAGAGAACGAGGAGAACATGGAGCAAACAGCCATTCGCGGGGGGCGCCCCGCGCAAGCGGGAGGAGAGGTCCAGGAAGCCCCGGAGCCCCAGGCCCCTTTCCTGCGGGCCTGCCGTGGCCTGCCCACCCCCTACACGCCCATCTGGCTCATGCGCCAGGCCGGCCGCTACATGCCCGAGTATCGGGCCATCCGGGCCCGCCATAGCATGCTGGAGATCATCCGCACGCCGGAGCTGGCCGCGGAGGTGACCCTGCAGCCTATCCGCAAGTTCGGCTTCGACGCCGCCATCATCTTCGCGGACATCCTGCCCCCACTGATCGGCATGGGGCTGCAGCTGGAGTTCGTCAAGGGGGAAGGGCCCCGCATCCTCAACCCCATCACCCGGCCGTACGACGTGGACCGGCTGGCCACCCCGCCGGCGGAAGAGACCATGGGCGCCACCCTGGAGGCCATTCGGCTGGTGACCCGGGAGCTGGAGAGCTCCTTCGGCGGGGTGCCTCTCATCGGCTTTGCCGGCGCGCCCTTCACCCTGGCCAGCTATGCGGTGGAGGGGGAAGGCTCCAAGACCTACAGCCGGGTCAAGGCTTTCATGTACCGGGAGCCGGCAGCCTGGCGGCGCCTGATGAACAAGCTGGTCACCGTCCAGGGCGACTACCTGATCAAGCAGGCCCAGGCTGGCGCCGCGGCCCTGCAGGTCTTTGACTCCTGGGCCGGCCTGGCCCTGGGCAAGCAGGACTACGTGCGCTTCGTCCAGCCCTACAACAAGGCCCTGTTCGACATGCTCAAGCGGGCCGGCGTGCCGGTCATCAACTTCAGCACAGGCACCGCGGCCTACCTGTCGGAAGTGGCAGCCTGTGGCGGTGATGTCCTGGGCGTGGACTGGCGTATGCCCCTGGACTGGTGCTGGGCGCAGATCGACTACAGCCGCCCCATCCAGGGCAACCTGGATCCGGCGGCCCTGCTGGCGCCCTGGCGGGAGTTGAAATACCAGATCGACGACGTCCTCGACCGGGCCCAGGTCGACGGGAGACCGCGCCCCGGCCACATCTTTAACCTGGGTCACGGTATCTACCCCAACACCCCCGAGGAGAACGTGCAGCGGCTGGTGGAATACGTGCGCGAGAAAACGGCGGGGAAGTCCTAAGTTCGGAGTCCTAAGTCCGGAGTCCGGAGTCCGCAGTCCAGAGTCAGGACTTAGGACTTCATATCAGGTAAACGAACATGCGAGAAAAAGTACACTATCCCATCGGCGTTTTGATCATGGCCTACGGTGGGCCTAACTCCCTGGAGGAAATACCAGGC from Litorilinea aerophila includes these protein-coding regions:
- the hemE gene encoding uroporphyrinogen decarboxylase, producing the protein MEQTAIRGGRPAQAGGEVQEAPEPQAPFLRACRGLPTPYTPIWLMRQAGRYMPEYRAIRARHSMLEIIRTPELAAEVTLQPIRKFGFDAAIIFADILPPLIGMGLQLEFVKGEGPRILNPITRPYDVDRLATPPAEETMGATLEAIRLVTRELESSFGGVPLIGFAGAPFTLASYAVEGEGSKTYSRVKAFMYREPAAWRRLMNKLVTVQGDYLIKQAQAGAAALQVFDSWAGLALGKQDYVRFVQPYNKALFDMLKRAGVPVINFSTGTAAYLSEVAACGGDVLGVDWRMPLDWCWAQIDYSRPIQGNLDPAALLAPWRELKYQIDDVLDRAQVDGRPRPGHIFNLGHGIYPNTPEENVQRLVEYVREKTAGKS